The following proteins are co-located in the Rhodococcus opacus B4 genome:
- a CDS encoding TetR/AcrR family transcriptional regulator, with amino-acid sequence MCVDTAGTEDRTYGGRPVAARKAERRSRFLEAALTVFAEKGYAKSSVADICAAADLARGQFYDEFRSREDLLLAVYDQVQSDAREAMVAALAKETGTDPRTLAAVAMAAFVESIGRDPRRTKISFVDIVGVSPRVEQHRIDQRGVWVSFFESTVGGAMGADFVPPGGYDMASTAFIGALVALVQQWSTADPRPPVEGLIELMTRLLSALIPD; translated from the coding sequence ATGTGCGTGGACACGGCCGGCACAGAGGATCGAACGTACGGCGGCCGGCCGGTCGCAGCGCGCAAGGCGGAACGGCGGTCCCGGTTCCTCGAGGCCGCGCTGACCGTCTTCGCCGAGAAGGGGTACGCGAAGAGCAGCGTCGCCGACATCTGCGCCGCGGCCGATCTCGCCCGCGGCCAGTTCTACGACGAGTTCCGCAGTCGCGAGGACCTCCTTCTCGCGGTGTACGACCAGGTTCAGTCCGACGCACGTGAGGCCATGGTCGCGGCGCTCGCGAAGGAGACCGGTACCGATCCACGCACACTGGCGGCCGTGGCGATGGCGGCCTTCGTTGAGTCGATCGGCCGAGATCCGCGGCGCACCAAGATCTCGTTTGTGGACATCGTCGGTGTCAGCCCTCGGGTCGAGCAGCACCGCATCGACCAGCGCGGGGTGTGGGTCTCGTTCTTCGAGTCGACAGTCGGGGGCGCGATGGGCGCCGACTTCGTTCCGCCCGGGGGGTACGACATGGCGTCGACGGCCTTCATCGGTGCGCTCGTCGCGTTGGTGCAGCAGTGGAGCACGGCCGACCCGCGGCCCCCGGTCGAGGGCCTCATCGAATTGATGACGCGTTTGCTGAGCGCCTTGATCCCCGACTGA
- a CDS encoding DUF1254 domain-containing protein: MFDGDRTRFEGGYPTEETIRRAYEDADLVRAIQCYRFFYPTVSLEATWRGNLSGGVVPNEVFALLEGTPQQFVFTPNSDTPYTGLALDLSGGPMVLELPPGPLMGAVNDLNQLWVMDIGLPGPAKAAGGKHLVIPPGYDGVVPDDVYSGRSTTNRVLVLVRALPQGKDVAGAITLMKSVKVYPHEPVAEWLEPTWIDLSRQADLDFTPVRWEDNLQYWQVLHDIIDAEPAYEGYRSQYGELAALGIAKGAPFEPDERMSIILARAAELGHAQLCVQSFADRRPDRTVWEGRHWEWAVLRPENGTFETANYVDLYAREKWFYQAQIESPAMFARSPGAGSLYWLGLRDSDGTYLNGSNTSTLTVPQPVPAKLFWSITVYDAETRSEIRTEQNRAALRSLFELSDLDPQAPIVLHFGPDSPASEEAGRWIQTLPGQGWFVYFRIYGPDAPAFDGSWQLPDFDKTSQ; this comes from the coding sequence ATGTTCGATGGTGACAGGACTCGATTCGAGGGCGGGTATCCCACCGAGGAGACGATTCGGCGGGCATACGAAGACGCGGATCTGGTGCGGGCGATCCAGTGTTACCGGTTCTTCTATCCGACCGTCTCGCTCGAGGCGACCTGGCGCGGCAACCTCTCGGGTGGGGTGGTGCCGAACGAGGTCTTCGCCCTGCTCGAGGGCACCCCGCAGCAGTTCGTGTTCACCCCCAACTCCGACACCCCATATACCGGGCTGGCGCTGGACTTGAGCGGTGGCCCGATGGTGCTGGAGTTGCCCCCGGGACCGTTGATGGGCGCGGTCAACGACCTGAATCAGCTGTGGGTGATGGATATCGGGCTCCCAGGTCCGGCGAAGGCCGCGGGCGGCAAGCATCTGGTAATCCCGCCGGGATACGACGGCGTTGTCCCCGACGATGTCTATTCGGGGCGGTCGACGACCAACCGGGTGCTGGTGCTGGTGCGGGCATTGCCGCAGGGCAAGGACGTCGCCGGTGCGATCACGCTGATGAAGTCGGTGAAGGTGTACCCGCACGAACCGGTCGCTGAATGGCTTGAGCCGACCTGGATCGATCTCAGCCGCCAGGCGGATCTCGATTTCACCCCGGTGCGGTGGGAGGACAATCTCCAGTACTGGCAGGTTTTGCACGACATCATCGACGCCGAACCCGCGTACGAGGGGTATCGGAGTCAGTACGGTGAGCTCGCCGCGCTCGGTATCGCCAAGGGCGCCCCGTTCGAGCCGGACGAACGGATGAGCATCATCCTGGCCCGGGCCGCCGAACTGGGGCACGCCCAGCTGTGTGTGCAGTCGTTCGCCGACCGGCGTCCCGACCGCACGGTGTGGGAGGGACGGCACTGGGAATGGGCGGTGCTCCGGCCGGAGAACGGAACATTCGAGACGGCGAACTACGTGGATCTGTACGCCCGGGAGAAGTGGTTCTACCAGGCGCAGATCGAATCCCCCGCGATGTTCGCCCGCAGCCCGGGCGCCGGATCGCTGTACTGGCTCGGACTACGTGACTCCGACGGTACCTACCTGAACGGCTCGAACACCTCCACCCTGACGGTGCCGCAGCCGGTGCCGGCGAAACTGTTCTGGTCGATCACCGTCTACGACGCCGAAACCCGCAGTGAGATCCGGACCGAGCAGAACCGGGCTGCGCTCCGGTCGCTGTTCGAACTGTCCGACCTCGACCCGCAGGCCCCGATCGTGTTGCACTTCGGTCCGGACTCCCCGGCGTCGGAGGAGGCCGGCCGCTGGATTCAGACCCTCCCGGGGCAGGGCTGGTTCGTCTACTTCCGCATCTACGGCCCCGACGCGCCGGCGTTCGACGGGTCGTGGCAGTTACCGGATTTCGACAAGACGTCGCAGTGA
- a CDS encoding MaoC/PaaZ C-terminal domain-containing protein — protein sequence MGHPAMIPVYGRDLRIGDRFGLGSHAVTETEIIDFATTWDPQTFHTDRHAAAEGYFGGIIASGIHTLGIFQRLATVRHFTHWRIIAGRGVRELRFVRPVRPGDILTGFFVIENIRAARGTGDVITLEGTLVNQTRDTVFIMRTDIQVHHRPSDAHCDVLSKSGNCHDPSNAGASGP from the coding sequence GTGGGTCACCCCGCGATGATCCCCGTCTACGGTCGTGACCTGCGCATCGGTGACCGGTTCGGACTCGGCTCACACGCGGTCACCGAAACCGAGATCATCGACTTCGCGACCACGTGGGATCCGCAGACCTTCCACACCGATCGCCACGCCGCCGCCGAGGGCTACTTCGGAGGGATCATCGCCAGCGGAATCCACACCCTCGGGATCTTCCAACGCCTCGCGACGGTGCGGCATTTCACCCACTGGCGCATCATCGCCGGCCGCGGCGTTCGCGAACTCCGCTTCGTGCGGCCGGTACGCCCCGGCGACATCCTCACCGGATTCTTCGTGATCGAGAACATTCGGGCGGCGCGAGGAACCGGTGATGTGATCACCCTGGAAGGGACACTGGTGAACCAGACCCGGGACACGGTGTTCATCATGCGCACCGACATTCAGGTGCACCACCGACCCTCGGATGCTCACTGCGACGTCTTGTCGAAATCCGGTAACTGCCACGACCCGTCGAACGCCGGCGCGTCGGGGCCGTAG
- a CDS encoding CaiB/BaiF CoA transferase family protein, producing MTGPLNGLRVVELAGIGPGPHACMLLADLGAEVVRVERRTHTDAPGTTIDADATLRGRHIVEADLKNTADRDRILELIEHADVLVEGFRPGVTERLGLGPDDCQAVNPRLIYGRMTGWGQSGPFADRAGHDINYISLTGILDNIGRAGDRPVPPLNLVGDFGGGSMFLVVGILAALFARESSGRGQVVDAAMVDGASVLAQMMWSLRSNRTWATGRGENLLDGSHPFYDTYECADGKHVAVGAIEPQFYAQLLDGLQLDATRLPGQWNRQGWAHLRAEFEIAFKSRTRDEWAQVFATTDACVTPVLTYDEALQHPHMAARGTFATVAGVDQPAPAPRFSDTPTTTPSQPRSLGLPEQIRQWVTPR from the coding sequence ATGACCGGACCCCTGAACGGCCTACGCGTCGTCGAGCTCGCCGGCATCGGCCCCGGCCCGCACGCCTGCATGCTCCTGGCCGACCTCGGCGCCGAGGTCGTCCGGGTCGAACGCCGCACCCACACCGACGCGCCCGGCACCACCATCGACGCAGACGCCACCCTCCGCGGCCGCCACATCGTCGAGGCCGACCTGAAGAACACCGCGGACCGTGACCGGATCCTCGAGCTGATCGAGCACGCCGATGTCCTCGTCGAGGGCTTCCGCCCCGGTGTCACCGAACGGCTCGGCCTCGGACCCGACGACTGCCAGGCCGTCAATCCCCGGCTGATCTACGGCCGCATGACCGGCTGGGGGCAGAGCGGCCCGTTCGCCGACCGCGCCGGCCACGACATCAACTACATCTCCCTCACCGGGATCCTCGACAACATCGGCCGGGCAGGCGACCGGCCGGTACCACCGCTGAACCTGGTCGGCGACTTCGGCGGCGGTTCGATGTTCCTCGTCGTCGGCATCCTCGCGGCGCTGTTCGCACGCGAGTCCTCCGGTCGCGGGCAGGTCGTCGACGCCGCCATGGTCGACGGTGCCAGTGTGCTGGCGCAGATGATGTGGTCGCTGCGCAGCAACCGAACCTGGGCCACCGGCCGCGGTGAGAACCTGCTCGACGGCTCGCACCCCTTCTACGACACCTACGAGTGCGCGGACGGCAAACACGTGGCGGTCGGTGCGATCGAACCGCAGTTCTACGCCCAACTGCTCGACGGCCTGCAACTCGACGCCACCCGACTACCGGGGCAGTGGAATCGGCAAGGGTGGGCACACCTGCGGGCGGAGTTCGAGATCGCGTTCAAATCCCGTACTCGCGACGAGTGGGCCCAGGTCTTCGCGACCACCGACGCCTGTGTGACTCCGGTCCTGACCTACGACGAGGCGTTGCAGCACCCGCACATGGCCGCCCGCGGCACGTTCGCGACAGTCGCGGGAGTCGATCAGCCTGCGCCCGCGCCCCGCTTCTCGGACACCCCGACAACCACCCCCTCGCAACCGCGATCACTCGGCCTGCCCGAGCAGATCCGTCAGTGGGTCACCCCGCGATGA
- a CDS encoding enoyl-CoA hydratase, with protein sequence MAGFIRREDPAPGIARIVLARPEMRNAQSPQLLYELDAALAAATDDNEVKVIVLAADGPDFSFGHDLEAGFAMPCTPVATMQSGLGASGIEGHYAFECEAYLGLCKRWRNIPKPTIAQAQGRTIAGGLMLLWPMDIIVAADDATFSDPVTAFGVNGVEYFTHAWELGARKAKEILFTGRALTAAEAQQVGMINHLVPTADLDTFTLDLATAIATRPAFGLRLAKESINRSLDAQGQSTALDAALALHNLGHAHNIAQHGQIVHPAGADAIRAAAREKEPIS encoded by the coding sequence ATGGCCGGCTTCATCCGGCGGGAAGACCCCGCCCCGGGAATCGCCCGAATCGTGCTGGCCCGCCCGGAAATGCGCAACGCCCAGAGCCCACAGCTGCTCTACGAACTCGACGCCGCCCTCGCCGCCGCCACCGACGACAACGAAGTCAAGGTCATCGTCCTGGCCGCGGACGGACCCGACTTTTCCTTCGGCCACGACCTCGAGGCCGGCTTCGCGATGCCCTGCACCCCGGTGGCCACGATGCAATCCGGGCTCGGCGCGTCCGGCATCGAGGGGCACTACGCCTTCGAATGCGAGGCATACCTGGGCCTGTGCAAGCGGTGGCGGAACATCCCGAAACCGACCATCGCCCAGGCCCAGGGCCGGACCATCGCCGGCGGACTGATGCTGCTCTGGCCGATGGACATCATCGTCGCCGCCGACGACGCCACCTTCTCCGACCCGGTCACCGCATTCGGCGTCAACGGTGTCGAATACTTCACCCACGCCTGGGAACTCGGCGCCCGCAAGGCCAAAGAGATCCTGTTCACCGGACGGGCGCTGACCGCAGCCGAGGCGCAGCAGGTCGGAATGATCAACCATCTCGTCCCCACCGCCGACCTCGACACCTTCACCCTGGACCTGGCCACCGCCATTGCCACCCGTCCCGCGTTCGGGTTGCGCCTGGCGAAGGAAAGCATCAACCGCAGCCTCGACGCCCAGGGACAGTCCACCGCCCTCGATGCGGCACTCGCGCTTCACAACCTCGGCCACGCCCACAACATCGCCCAGCACGGCCAGATCGTGCACCCCGCCGGCGCCGACGCCATCCGCGCGGCCGCCCGAGAGAAGGAACCCATCTCATGA